A single Drosophila ananassae strain 14024-0371.13 chromosome 3L, ASM1763931v2, whole genome shotgun sequence DNA region contains:
- the LOC6494078 gene encoding uncharacterized protein LOC6494078 — protein MASEPRPEVRFDIKLLSAKTVVMVECPGYESELFMPQIVKGRITFQNIIPNRRCCPESIMLSEQFVLRGEVGAGTRLVAGTPLRSSQAANLSPLARSTPSSVTSLKSRASREKNLHATPELVRCRPMKHSSLGEVEIDLGEGYMPPDLEVTTGSLPSPGARLSSTYHSPSLPESKLSPPAGPSYNLVAAQLKESLSNITQKNPVLRTYSRKKAESSGVAKATVWSPINKKKKEKISLTKAPSPTVKVEVRKRKLIVDTKKSIAAHDPNKIAPIPITKKKIIRKQVTGKTRKQFEALKATAYDLLTNPSLSHMSSDLCKQFQLACMDKCATTLPNYAEVAVTPPLELDRQVKSLMAKQKRMDRKEQIPKSVTSIMGKRI, from the coding sequence ATGGCGTCCGAACCACGACCTGAGGTGAGGTTCGACATCAAGCTGCTGTCCGCCAAGACCGTTGTGATGGTGGAATGTCCTGGCTATGAGAGTGAACTGTTCATGCCGCAGATTGTCAAGGGACGGATCACCTTCCAAAACATCATACCGAACCGCCGATGCTGCCCGGAGAGCATCATGTTGTCGGAGCAATTCGTCCTGCGTGGTGAAGTGGGCGCTGGTACCAGGCTGGTGGCCGGCACGCCGCTGCGTTCCTCCCAGGCGGCCAATCTTTCACCGCTGGCCAGGAGTACACCGTCCAGTGTAACAAGTCTGAAATCCCGGGCCAGCCGAGAAAAAAATCTCCATGCGACTCCGGAGCTAGTACGCTGCCGTCCCATGAAACATTCCTCGCTGGGCGAGGTAGAAATTGATTTGGGAGAGGGGTATATGCCGCCGGACCTGGAAGTGACGACCGGCAGCTTGCCATCCCCTGGGGCCCGGTTGTCATCTACATACCACAGCCCAAGTCTGCCCGAATCAAAGCTGTCTCCGCCAGCTGGTCCCAGCTACAATCTTGTCGCGGCCCAGCTAAAAGAGTCGCTAAGCAATATAACTCAAAAGAATCCTGTACTGCGCACCTACTCCCGCAAAAAAGCTGAATCGTCTGGGGTAGCCAAAGCAACTGTGTGGTCCCCTatcaacaagaagaaaaaggaaaagatATCGTTAACAAAGGCACCTAGTCCCACCGTGAAAGTTGAAGTGCGAAAGCGAAAACTTATAGTGGACACCAAGAAATCAATAGCCGCCCACGATCCCAACAAAATTGCACCTATACCGAtcacaaaaaagaaaatcatcCGCAAGCAGGTGACGGGCAAGACGCGAAAACAGTTTGAGGCTCTCAAGGCGACTGCATATGATTTATTGACGAATCCATCACTAAGTCATATGTCCTCGGATCTGTGCAAGCAATTTCAGTTGGCATGCATGGACAAGTGTGCCACCACGCTGCCCAATTACGCCGAAGTGGCGGTAACCCCGCCGCTAGAACTGGACCGTCAGGTGAAATCTCTGATGGCCAAACAGAAGCGAATGGATCGGAAGGAGCAGATTCCTAAGAGTGTAACGTCAATAATGGGCAAACGCATTTAA
- the LOC6496499 gene encoding calcium permeable stress-gated cation channel 1: protein MSEANNSYCLAVGNRTSFFTSAYNGIPETLILNTIFWVLLIMLFTTLRHQAGDFGRLALVNSNGNKKRWTEIFYSRAASVVEPQPSTSSQVSPRPSTASHPSADSTPLSPVQAPEDSLFGWIKIVLKLRKETILLHTGPDAVHYLSFQQHLMAVMALVTLVSLAIILPVNFLNGPTSTAFDVNSFGRTTMANLANDSPWLWVHTIITILYVPLVVLIMRRASGRNAFKKAATRTIMISNISSSDRNKTVVRNYMQELFPDVTIENVTIAYNISRLHVRNGEFERVHEARLYCEHHRDKDTLMAKPEMCSCKKENAYEYYQREERKLSGDVARLRASTMNEPLDIAFLTVSTVQEAQNIVTHFTPGTYRQWHMMFAPSPDDIFWENLNVNKSHWYLKFFCVNVVLFLFLFFLTTPAMVVNLLNQRPWLKDAEGNISPLISEFLPTLMLWTLSALMPVIVAVSDKWMGHYTRSKQNYSIMTKCFGYLLLMILILPSLGLTSAQALLEWGFKNETGRWQCIFLPERGSFYVNYIITAAFIGTALELLRFPELIVYIWQLLKANSKAETPYIRKSILIEFPFGTHYAWTTLVFTISVVYSVFCPMIMPFAMIYICLKHFVDRYNLYFAYGPSNMISRKGGKIHSTAVTMTKFSVVILVIVMTMFAYFRGESGMARFMLLIITLAITLTLFTFMSPIKRCAATRRPSIVEIAGPAPIYVPDVLRDHAVRNSSSVRPSVAGFGGYGSDSVSDYDSSQYSVNSVEA, encoded by the exons ATGTCGGAAGCGAACAACTCCTACTGTCTGGCAGTGGGGAACCGCACTTCGTTCTTCACCAGCGCCTACAATGGCATACCGGAAACTCTAATTCTGAACACAATATTTTGGGTGCTTCTCATTATGCTATTTACAACGCTGCGTCACCAGGCCGGAGACTTTGGTCGTCTGGCACTCGTCAATAGCAACGGAAATAAAAAGCGCTGGACGGAGATCTTCTACTCGCGAGCCGCCAGTGTGGTTGAGCCCCAGCCGAGCACTTCGAGTCAGGTTTCGCCTCGACCTAGCACCGCCTCACACCCCTCCGCCGACTCCACACCTCTGTCGCCGGTCCAGGCTCCCGAGGACAGTCTCTTCGGATGGATTAAAATCGTGCTTAAGCTTCGAAAGGAGACGATACTTCTGCACACAGGGCCCGATGCAGTGCACTATCTGTCATTCCAGCAGCATCTGATGGCTGTTATGGCTCTTGTCACCCTCGTCTCGCTGGCGATCATTTTGCCGGTGAACTTCTTGAACGGCCCCACTTCCACGGCGTTCGATGTCAACTCATTTGGCCGGACCACAATGGCGAACCTCGCCAACGATTCTCCATGGCTCTGGGTTCATACGATAATAACCATTTTATATGTGCCGCTTGTGGTACTTATTATGCGACGGGCTTCTGGTCGGAATGCTTTCAAAAAGGCCGCCACCCGCACTATCATGATTTCAAATATTTCCTCCAGCGATCGAAACAAGACAGTGGTACGAAACTATATGCAGGAACTGTTCCCAGATGTGACAATCGAGAACGTAACCATAGCCTATAACATTTCCCGACTGCACGTTAGAAACGGCGAGTTTGAGAGGGTTCACGAAGCTCGACTCTACTGCGAACATCACAGGGACAAGGACACACTGATG GCCAAGCCCGAAATGTGCTCCTGTAAAAAGGAAAACGCTTATGAGTACTATCAGCGAGAGGAGCGCAAGCTGTCTGGGGATGTGGCCCGCCTCCGCGCTTCCACCATGAACGAACCGCTGGATATTGCCTTCTTGACCGTTTCCACTGTGCAGGAGGCACAGAACATCGTCACCCACTTCACGCCGGGGACCTACAGGCAATGGCACATGATGTTCGCCCCCTCGCCCGACGACATCTTCTGGGAAAATCTGAATGTCAATAAGAGCCACTGGTACCTGAAATTCTTCTGCGTCAACGTGGTGCTTTTCCTTTTCCTGTTTTTCCTCACCACTCCCGCCATGGTGGTCAACCTGCTGAACCAGAGGCCCTGGCTAAAGGATGCAGAGGGAAACATCTCCCCCTTGATTTCTGAGTTTCTGCCCACTTTGATGCTGTGGACGTTGTCGGCTCTGATGCCCGTGATAGTGGCTGTTTCGGACAAGTGGATGGGTCACTACACACGCTCGAAGCAAAACTATTCCATCATGACCAAGTGCTTTGGTTATCTGCTGTTGATGATCCTCATCCTTCCGTCCCTGGGACTGACCTCGGCCCAAGCTTTATTGGAATGGGGATTCAAGAATGAGACAGGCCGATGGCAATGCATCTTCCTACCGGAACGCGGCTCCTTCTATGTGAACTACATAATCACTGCTGCCTTCATTGGTACCGCCTTGGAGCTTCTGCGGTTCCCGGAACTGATTGTCTACATCTGGCAGCTGCTGAAAGCCAACTCAAAGGCGGAGACACCCTATATCCGCAAATCGATCCTGATCGAGTTTCCCTTCGGCACGCACTATGCCTGGACCACCCTCGTTTTCACAATTTCCGTGGTGTACAGCGTGTTCTGCCCGATGATTATGCCCTTCGCCATGATCTACATCTGCCTGAAGCACTTCGTGGATCGTTACAACCTGTACTTCGCCTACGGACCCTCGAACATGATCTCTCGGAAGGGAGGCAAGATCCACTCGACAGCGGTCACAATGACAAAGTTCTCCGTTGTGATTCTGGTGATTGTCATGACCATGTTTGCATACTTCCGCGGGGAATCCGGAATGGCCCGCTTCATGCTGCTGATTATCACTCTGGCCATTACGCTGACGCTCTTCACTTTTATGTCGCCGATAAAGCGGTGTGCTGCCACTCGACGGCCTAGCATAGTGGAGATTGCTGGCCCGGCGCCCATTTACGTGCCGGACGTGCTCCGGGACCATGCGGTACGGAACAGCAGCAGTGTGAGGCCTTCGGTAGCCGGGTTTGGTGGCTACGGATCGGACAGTGTGTCCGACTACGATAGCTCGCAGTACAGCGTGAACAGCGTGGAGGCGTAG